A single genomic interval of Sinorhizobium garamanticum harbors:
- a CDS encoding Lrp/AsnC family transcriptional regulator: MVIRVELDAIDMKILRELQSNGRMTNVELAERVGISAPPCLRRVRKLEEAGVIRGYRALLNASALGYDLVAFCMVGLKHQSDANLKAFAARTASWPLVREAWMVSGESDFLLQCVAENLASFQDFVIEELTATDNVDTVRTMLTIRQVKDACQVEI; the protein is encoded by the coding sequence ATGGTCATACGCGTCGAGCTCGATGCCATCGATATGAAAATACTGCGCGAACTGCAGAGCAACGGCCGGATGACGAATGTCGAGCTCGCCGAGCGCGTGGGCATTTCGGCGCCCCCTTGTCTGCGTCGCGTCCGCAAGCTGGAGGAAGCCGGTGTCATTCGCGGCTACCGCGCGCTCCTCAACGCGTCGGCGCTCGGCTACGACCTCGTTGCCTTCTGCATGGTCGGCCTTAAGCATCAATCGGACGCGAATCTGAAAGCATTCGCCGCCCGCACCGCTTCATGGCCGCTCGTCCGCGAGGCATGGATGGTCTCGGGCGAATCCGACTTTCTGCTGCAGTGCGTGGCCGAGAACCTTGCGAGCTTCCAGGATTTCGTTATTGAGGAGCTAACGGCAACCGACAATGTCGATACGGTGCGCACGATGCTGACGATCCGCCAGGTGAAGGACGCGTGCCAGGTGGAAATCTAG
- a CDS encoding glycosyltransferase: MKVMHFHFGKDGGAERFFVHLVNSLAERGVEQTSVIRPHRLWRPEIEGATRIVESHFRNLSLDRLLLPRKVMHMARRDRPDALMAWAPRASELMPDYKGCIKISRLGDYPPRLDYFRNTDCLVCNTPGIAEHVRRLGWKREIEIISNFTNAERVEPVSRATLDTPEEAPVVMSMGRFVERKGFHTLIQAIAKVPGTYLWLLGDGEERDNLHKLATDLGVAARVRFAGWQKDTRPFLAAADIFVMASSHEPLGNVILEAWAQGTPVVSSRSEGPQWFMRDGENGLMVDIGDADGFAHAVERIANDNALRARLAQRGHETLMSQFSKEAITDAYLKLFASKR; encoded by the coding sequence ATGAAGGTCATGCACTTCCATTTCGGCAAGGATGGTGGCGCCGAGCGTTTCTTCGTCCATCTCGTCAACTCACTTGCCGAACGCGGCGTGGAGCAGACGTCCGTTATCCGACCGCACCGTCTTTGGCGTCCGGAAATCGAAGGCGCGACCAGGATTGTGGAAAGCCACTTCCGGAACCTGTCGCTGGATCGCCTCCTCCTGCCGCGCAAGGTTATGCACATGGCGCGGCGCGACAGGCCGGACGCCCTGATGGCCTGGGCACCGCGCGCCAGCGAACTGATGCCGGACTACAAAGGCTGCATCAAGATTTCCCGGCTCGGCGACTACCCGCCACGCCTCGACTATTTTCGCAACACCGACTGCCTCGTCTGCAACACGCCCGGCATTGCCGAGCACGTTCGCAGGCTCGGCTGGAAGCGGGAGATCGAGATCATCTCGAACTTCACCAACGCCGAGCGTGTTGAACCAGTCAGTCGGGCGACGCTCGACACGCCGGAGGAAGCTCCGGTCGTCATGTCGATGGGGCGGTTTGTCGAACGCAAGGGTTTCCATACGCTGATCCAGGCGATCGCCAAGGTGCCCGGCACTTACCTTTGGCTGCTCGGTGATGGTGAGGAGCGGGACAACCTTCACAAGCTTGCAACCGATCTCGGTGTCGCCGCCCGGGTGCGCTTCGCCGGATGGCAGAAGGACACAAGGCCCTTTCTCGCGGCAGCCGACATATTCGTCATGGCTTCGAGCCACGAGCCACTTGGCAACGTCATTCTGGAGGCCTGGGCGCAGGGAACACCGGTCGTCTCAAGCCGCTCCGAGGGGCCTCAATGGTTCATGCGGGACGGGGAAAACGGTCTGATGGTCGATATCGGCGATGCGGACGGTTTCGCGCACGCGGTCGAGAGGATCGCCAACGACAATGCGCTGCGGGCAAGGCTTGCCCAGCGCGGGCACGAGACGCTGATGAGTCAATTTTCCAAAGAGGCCATCACCGATGCCTACCTGAAACTCTTCGCCTCGAAGCGGTAG
- a CDS encoding glycosyltransferase, producing MKVMHIHFGKEGGAERFFVNLVNALHDRGVEQRVLIRPDRSWRKDIEGSATVYEGIFRRISLSRFLLQWRMRRILREFRPDVIMAWQLRASRFMPAYRDAFRIARLGDYPEHLGYYTNVETLVCITPDMAAKVRELGWNRDIEVIANFTRAIPVAPIARKEMQTPADAFVVVGMGRFVTRKGFDGLIRAIKKVDGAYLWLVGDGPERERLERLTDELGLRDRVRFAGWQTNAYGYLAAGDVFVINSSHEPLGNVCFEGWGAGKATISSRAEGPSWVMTDEVDALMVDRGDDEGLANAIRRLRDDPELRERLSAGGRETLRTRFSEQAITDAYLELFSRVRRKR from the coding sequence ATGAAGGTCATGCATATTCACTTCGGCAAGGAAGGCGGAGCGGAACGATTCTTCGTCAACCTCGTCAATGCCCTGCATGACAGGGGCGTCGAACAACGCGTGCTCATCCGGCCCGACCGCAGTTGGCGCAAGGATATCGAAGGCAGCGCCACAGTCTACGAAGGTATCTTCCGCAGGATATCGCTTTCGCGATTCCTTCTGCAGTGGCGGATGCGGCGCATCCTCCGCGAGTTCCGGCCAGACGTCATCATGGCGTGGCAATTGCGGGCAAGTCGTTTCATGCCGGCATACAGGGACGCCTTCCGCATCGCTCGTCTCGGCGATTATCCCGAGCATCTCGGCTATTACACCAACGTGGAGACGCTGGTTTGCATCACTCCGGACATGGCTGCGAAGGTTCGCGAGCTCGGATGGAACCGCGACATCGAAGTCATCGCGAATTTCACCCGGGCGATACCGGTCGCTCCCATCGCGCGTAAGGAAATGCAGACACCGGCCGACGCATTCGTGGTCGTCGGCATGGGCCGGTTCGTCACACGCAAGGGTTTCGACGGGCTAATCCGTGCGATCAAGAAAGTCGACGGGGCCTATCTTTGGCTCGTCGGCGACGGGCCGGAACGCGAGCGGCTCGAACGTCTGACGGACGAGTTGGGGCTTCGCGATCGCGTCCGGTTTGCAGGCTGGCAGACCAATGCCTACGGCTATCTCGCTGCCGGTGACGTCTTCGTCATCAATTCTTCGCATGAACCGCTCGGCAACGTCTGCTTCGAAGGCTGGGGCGCCGGAAAGGCGACGATCTCCTCGCGCGCGGAGGGGCCATCCTGGGTGATGACGGACGAAGTCGACGCGCTGATGGTGGACCGCGGCGACGACGAGGGGTTGGCGAACGCAATCCGTCGACTACGCGACGATCCGGAGCTCCGGGAAAGATTGAGTGCCGGCGGCCGCGAAACCTTACGCACGCGCTTTTCCGAGCAGGCGATTACCGACGCCTATCTCGAACTCTTCTCCAGAGTACGGCGTAAGCGATGA
- a CDS encoding alkene reductase, giving the protein MASLFDPITIGDVTLKNRVVMAPLTRNRSPKAVPNTLNATYYEQRASAGLLITEATAITQQGQGYADVPGLYTPEALEGWRKVTDAVHKAGGKIVVQMWHVGRISYTSLQPNGGQPVAPSAIRAKSKTYLVNGDGTGSFAETSEPRALELAEIAGIVEDYRKAARAAIDVGFDGVEIHAANGYLIDQFLRSSSNKRTDAYGGSIENRARFLFEVVDVITKEIGAGRVGIRISPVTPSNDAFDPEPQALFTYVVEKLARYQLAYIHVVEGATGGARDHQQGDRPFDYAGLRAAYAAVGGKAAWMANNGYDRDLAARTVESGEADLVAFGKPFIANPDLVRRLKDGAPLNAPDQTTFYGGGAKGYTDYPLLEQVA; this is encoded by the coding sequence ATGGCTTCTCTTTTCGACCCGATTACGATCGGCGACGTCACGCTCAAGAACCGTGTCGTGATGGCTCCGCTCACCCGCAATCGCTCGCCGAAAGCGGTCCCCAATACGCTGAACGCCACCTACTACGAGCAGCGCGCTTCCGCCGGCTTGCTGATTACCGAAGCGACGGCGATCACCCAGCAGGGGCAAGGCTATGCGGACGTTCCGGGCCTCTATACGCCCGAGGCGCTCGAAGGTTGGCGCAAGGTGACGGATGCCGTTCACAAGGCTGGCGGCAAGATCGTCGTCCAGATGTGGCATGTCGGCCGTATTTCGTACACCTCTCTCCAGCCAAATGGCGGTCAGCCCGTGGCTCCGTCGGCGATCCGGGCAAAGTCGAAGACCTATCTTGTAAACGGGGACGGAACCGGCAGCTTCGCCGAAACGTCTGAGCCTCGCGCGCTGGAACTGGCGGAAATTGCCGGCATCGTCGAAGACTACCGCAAGGCCGCGCGCGCCGCGATCGATGTCGGGTTCGACGGTGTCGAAATTCACGCCGCGAACGGTTATCTGATCGACCAGTTCCTTCGCTCCAGCTCCAACAAGCGCACCGACGCCTATGGCGGCTCGATCGAGAATCGCGCGCGCTTTCTCTTCGAGGTCGTTGACGTGATCACGAAGGAGATCGGAGCGGGCCGTGTGGGTATCCGCATTTCGCCGGTCACTCCGTCCAATGATGCCTTTGACCCGGAGCCGCAGGCACTCTTCACCTACGTGGTGGAAAAGCTCGCTCGCTATCAGCTCGCCTATATTCACGTCGTTGAAGGTGCGACGGGCGGCGCGCGCGATCACCAGCAGGGCGATCGCCCCTTCGACTACGCCGGGCTGCGCGCTGCTTACGCCGCCGTCGGCGGCAAGGCTGCCTGGATGGCGAACAATGGATACGATCGCGACCTCGCGGCCAGAACCGTCGAAAGTGGTGAGGCCGATCTGGTCGCTTTCGGCAAGCCGTTCATTGCCAACCCGGATCTCGTCCGCCGGCTGAAGGATGGCGCCCCGCTCAATGCGCCCGATCAGACAACCTTCTACGGCGGCGGCGCAAAGGGATATACCGACTATCCGCTACTTGAGCAGGTGGCTTGA
- the greA gene encoding transcription elongation factor GreA, which translates to MVDKVPMTQGGFANLQEELRWRQQGERPRIIEAIAEARAHGDLSENAEYHAAKEAQSHNEGRITELEDLIARAEVIDLSKMSGSRIKFGAKVKLVDEDTEEEKTYQIVGDQEADVKAGRISISSPIARALIGKEVGDSIEVNAPGGSKAYEILAIHWG; encoded by the coding sequence ATGGTCGACAAAGTGCCGATGACACAGGGTGGATTCGCCAATCTGCAGGAGGAACTGCGCTGGCGGCAGCAAGGAGAGCGCCCGCGAATCATCGAAGCGATCGCCGAGGCCCGTGCCCATGGCGACTTGTCGGAAAACGCTGAATATCATGCTGCCAAGGAAGCGCAGAGCCACAATGAGGGCCGGATCACCGAACTCGAGGATCTGATTGCGCGCGCGGAGGTCATCGATCTTTCCAAGATGTCCGGGTCGAGGATCAAGTTCGGTGCCAAGGTCAAACTCGTCGACGAGGACACCGAAGAGGAGAAGACCTACCAGATCGTCGGCGACCAGGAAGCCGATGTCAAAGCGGGTCGCATTTCGATTTCCTCTCCGATCGCCCGTGCGCTGATCGGCAAGGAAGTTGGCGACTCGATCGAGGTCAATGCGCCTGGCGGCTCCAAGGCCTACGAAATCCTCGCCATCCACTGGGGCTGA
- a CDS encoding glycosyltransferase family 2 protein: MTSRLPLSAFIICLNEEGYLGNCIESLDQCAEIVIVDSGSIDGTAGLVQSYIDKGWPIRFMYEPWRGYAGQKQFALEQCSQPWCLNIDADERLDAPLRKLLPDLLQAPEDTVGWRVARRPYLIGYGYTPVKVHERRNLRLIRRGRGRYDLSQKVHEGIVPDGKVENARSGSLLHFRPLVMDEQILKENKYSSLKADQQFEAGKARRSYKLVFGPPLYFFRLYFRNGLWRCGLPGFIEAMTGAVYAFLTAAKIYQRHALKARPNTDDALSH; encoded by the coding sequence GTGACGTCCAGGCTTCCGCTTTCCGCTTTCATCATCTGCCTCAATGAAGAGGGCTATCTAGGCAATTGCATCGAAAGCCTCGATCAATGCGCCGAGATCGTCATCGTCGATTCGGGCTCAATCGACGGCACGGCGGGCCTGGTGCAATCCTACATCGACAAAGGCTGGCCGATCCGATTCATGTATGAACCGTGGCGCGGCTATGCAGGACAGAAGCAGTTCGCGCTGGAGCAATGCAGCCAGCCTTGGTGCTTGAACATCGATGCGGATGAACGGCTGGATGCGCCGCTGCGCAAGCTTTTGCCTGACCTTCTCCAGGCCCCCGAGGACACGGTGGGCTGGCGCGTCGCGCGACGACCCTACCTGATCGGCTATGGCTATACGCCGGTAAAGGTGCACGAGCGGAGGAACCTGCGCCTGATCCGCCGGGGCAGGGGGCGATACGATCTCAGCCAGAAGGTGCACGAAGGCATCGTACCGGACGGCAAGGTCGAGAACGCCCGCTCCGGCAGCCTCCTTCATTTCCGGCCGCTGGTGATGGACGAGCAGATTCTTAAGGAAAACAAGTACTCAAGCCTGAAAGCCGACCAACAGTTTGAAGCGGGCAAGGCTCGCAGGTCCTACAAGCTCGTCTTCGGTCCACCGCTTTATTTCTTTCGCCTCTATTTTCGTAACGGCCTTTGGCGCTGCGGCCTGCCGGGTTTCATCGAGGCTATGACGGGAGCCGTCTATGCATTTCTGACGGCGGCCAAGATCTATCAAAGGCACGCTCTCAAGGCACGGCCGAATACCGACGACGCGCTTTCCCACTAG
- a CDS encoding LysR family transcriptional regulator VtlR has product MSLDWDKLRIFHAAAEAGSFTHAADKLHLSQSAISRQVSSLEQDVGIKLFHRHARGLILTEQGEILYRTAHEVLMKLESVKVQLTETTDKPTGKLRITTTVGLGQGWLTDKIQEFMSLHPDVQVQLILDNEELDVNMRHADCAIRLRQPQQSDLIQRKLFTVHMHLYAAPSYINKHGEPQSVEDLDNHRIITFGEPAPNYLLDVNWLEIAGRDDDDPRISHLQINSQTSIKRACLLGIGIAMLPDYIVGRDPGLIQLPISADIPSFDTYFCYPDEMKNAAKLKVFRDYIVAKARNWNF; this is encoded by the coding sequence ATGTCGCTAGACTGGGATAAACTGCGCATATTTCATGCGGCGGCCGAGGCAGGCTCGTTCACGCATGCGGCAGACAAACTCCACCTTTCGCAATCGGCCATCAGCCGTCAGGTCAGTTCGCTCGAACAGGACGTCGGCATCAAGCTGTTTCATCGTCACGCGCGCGGGCTCATTCTCACCGAACAGGGCGAGATCCTCTACCGCACCGCGCACGAGGTGCTGATGAAGCTCGAGAGCGTCAAGGTGCAATTGACCGAGACGACCGACAAACCTACCGGCAAGCTGCGCATCACCACCACGGTCGGTCTCGGCCAGGGCTGGCTGACCGACAAGATACAGGAGTTCATGTCGCTGCACCCGGACGTGCAGGTCCAGCTCATCCTCGACAATGAAGAGCTCGACGTGAACATGCGGCACGCCGATTGCGCGATCCGGCTGCGCCAGCCGCAGCAGTCGGATCTGATCCAGCGCAAGCTTTTCACCGTGCACATGCATTTGTATGCCGCGCCGTCCTACATCAACAAACACGGCGAGCCCCAGTCCGTCGAGGATCTGGACAATCACCGGATCATCACCTTCGGTGAGCCCGCGCCCAACTACCTGCTCGATGTGAACTGGCTGGAGATCGCCGGACGCGATGATGACGATCCGCGCATCTCGCACCTGCAGATCAACAGCCAAACGTCGATCAAGCGGGCCTGCCTGCTCGGAATCGGCATCGCCATGCTTCCCGATTATATCGTCGGCCGCGACCCGGGGCTGATTCAGCTCCCGATCAGCGCGGACATCCCCTCGTTCGACACCTATTTCTGCTATCCGGACGAAATGAAGAACGCAGCGAAGCTGAAAGTCTTCCGTGACTATATCGTTGCCAAGGCGCGCAACTGGAATTTTTGA
- a CDS encoding DUF6894 family protein: protein MQLYFFDLHWDDERFLDEEGIAHFDEGSALYYAQRIADKIGRDTDYESLKVEMRSSEGILLATVAPSEGRRREQLALIGRRYPGLFRHPPDSAVSSAAAW, encoded by the coding sequence GTGCAGCTTTATTTCTTCGATCTCCATTGGGACGATGAACGATTCCTCGACGAGGAGGGCATCGCCCATTTCGATGAGGGTTCGGCGCTGTATTATGCTCAGCGCATTGCCGACAAGATCGGTCGCGATACGGATTACGAGTCGCTGAAGGTCGAAATGCGCTCGAGCGAGGGCATCCTGCTCGCGACAGTCGCGCCATCGGAGGGCCGTCGCCGGGAGCAGCTTGCCTTGATCGGCCGGCGCTATCCGGGCCTGTTCCGCCACCCGCCAGACAGCGCCGTGAGTTCCGCGGCTGCCTGGTGA
- the trxB gene encoding thioredoxin-disulfide reductase: MTARHTKVLIIGSGPAGYTAAIYTARAMLSPVLIAGLEQGGQLMITTDVENYPGYADPVQGPWMMEQMLKQATHVGAEIVNDLVTDVDISVRPFRIKTDSGNDWTTDALIIATGAKAKWLGIETEPTFMGFGVSACATCDGFFYRNKDVIVVGGGNSAVEEALYLSNLAKTVTVVHRRDSFRAEKILQERLFAKPNVKVIWDHEVIEYLGTPAKPPMPASVNGVKLRNTKTGETTDMVTDGVFVAIGHAPAVELFKGKLRQKPNGYLWTAPDSTATDVPGVFAAGDVTDDVYRQAVTAAGLGCMAALEAEKYLAGHMPVAIAAE; the protein is encoded by the coding sequence ATGACCGCCCGCCATACCAAAGTGCTGATCATCGGCTCCGGCCCTGCTGGCTATACTGCGGCGATCTACACGGCACGCGCCATGCTTTCGCCGGTGCTGATCGCGGGCTTGGAACAGGGCGGCCAATTGATGATCACCACGGACGTGGAGAACTATCCCGGCTACGCCGATCCGGTCCAGGGACCCTGGATGATGGAACAGATGCTGAAGCAGGCGACGCATGTCGGCGCGGAGATCGTCAATGATCTTGTCACCGATGTCGATATTTCCGTCCGTCCCTTTCGCATCAAGACCGATAGCGGCAACGACTGGACGACGGATGCATTGATCATTGCCACCGGCGCCAAGGCGAAGTGGCTCGGCATCGAAACCGAACCGACCTTCATGGGCTTCGGCGTTTCGGCGTGCGCCACCTGTGATGGCTTCTTCTATCGGAACAAGGATGTTATCGTTGTCGGCGGCGGCAATTCCGCCGTGGAAGAAGCGCTCTACCTTTCGAATCTGGCAAAGACCGTCACCGTCGTTCATCGCCGCGACTCCTTCCGGGCGGAAAAGATCCTTCAGGAGCGTCTCTTCGCTAAACCGAACGTGAAGGTCATCTGGGATCACGAGGTCATCGAATATCTCGGTACGCCCGCAAAGCCGCCGATGCCCGCTTCGGTCAACGGCGTGAAGCTTCGCAACACCAAGACCGGCGAAACCACGGACATGGTGACAGATGGCGTATTCGTCGCGATTGGTCACGCGCCAGCGGTGGAGTTGTTCAAGGGCAAGCTTCGCCAGAAGCCGAACGGCTATCTCTGGACCGCGCCGGATTCGACGGCGACCGATGTCCCTGGCGTGTTTGCTGCCGGTGATGTCACCGACGACGTCTATCGCCAGGCAGTCACTGCGGCTGGCTTGGGCTGCATGGCGGCGCTGGAGGCGGAGAAATATCTGGCGGGTCATATGCCCGTCGCAATTGCAGCCGAATAG
- a CDS encoding glycosyltransferase family 4 protein — MADIQDIEVIAPNFKQRLSGVTSTIIQLVPIQRALGQKIAVLGPGLPTTLPSIRFRDLIHLWKAPAGRPCRVWHARRNVEMLPAIILRDLLRMKIRIVFTSASQRRHTGWSKFLIGRMDAVIATSSKTAAYLQVPNTVILHGIDTKRFRPATDKAEAKRAVGLDPTKKIAGCFGRVRRQKGTDLFVDSMIALLPSRPDWCAVVAGRATGQHLAFEAELKQRVAKAGLADRILFVGEHTNIPDWYRALDLFIAPQRWEGFGLTPLEAMASGVSVVATDVGAFSELIAGGVEETGVVIPADDVNAMVDGAAAFMDDLPRLTTAGANGLSRTSESFAIEGEARAIGAIYERLMR; from the coding sequence GTGGCCGATATCCAGGACATTGAGGTCATTGCGCCCAATTTCAAGCAGCGCCTCTCCGGCGTCACTTCGACGATCATTCAGCTCGTTCCGATCCAGCGTGCGCTCGGCCAGAAGATTGCGGTTCTTGGCCCTGGCCTTCCGACGACGTTGCCGTCGATCCGGTTTCGGGATCTGATCCATCTGTGGAAGGCTCCGGCGGGCCGGCCTTGCCGCGTCTGGCACGCGCGCCGCAATGTTGAAATGCTGCCGGCGATCATCCTGCGCGATCTTCTGCGCATGAAGATCAGGATCGTCTTCACTTCCGCGTCGCAGCGGCGGCACACGGGATGGAGCAAGTTTCTTATCGGCAGGATGGACGCGGTGATTGCGACAAGCAGCAAGACGGCCGCTTATCTGCAGGTGCCGAATACCGTGATACTGCACGGCATAGACACCAAGCGCTTTCGGCCGGCGACCGACAAAGCGGAAGCAAAACGAGCAGTCGGACTGGATCCCACCAAGAAGATTGCCGGCTGTTTCGGGCGCGTCCGCCGTCAAAAGGGCACCGATCTTTTCGTAGACAGCATGATTGCGCTCCTGCCCAGCCGCCCCGATTGGTGCGCGGTCGTTGCGGGGCGCGCGACCGGACAGCACCTCGCCTTCGAGGCGGAATTGAAGCAACGGGTTGCCAAGGCGGGCCTTGCAGATCGCATCCTCTTCGTCGGAGAGCACACCAATATTCCCGATTGGTACCGGGCGCTCGACCTTTTCATTGCGCCGCAACGCTGGGAGGGCTTCGGTCTGACGCCATTGGAGGCCATGGCAAGCGGCGTCTCGGTGGTGGCAACTGATGTCGGTGCTTTCTCGGAACTGATTGCCGGCGGCGTCGAAGAAACGGGTGTTGTCATTCCAGCCGACGATGTAAACGCCATGGTCGATGGTGCGGCCGCTTTCATGGATGACCTGCCGAGATTGACGACTGCTGGCGCCAATGGGCTGTCGCGGACCTCGGAGAGTTTCGCTATCGAAGGCGAAGCGCGGGCGATAGGCGCCATCTACGAAAGGCTCATGCGCTGA
- a CDS encoding MFS transporter: MSLTKDELRASNAARQTEVEGRWSELLRPDHLAATVTLCLGVALFAFNEFLISTALPTAVEEFGGAALLSWAFTLYLVFAIVGGAVAANQKARFGARNTLIAAALVFVTGTVIATVATGMPQVLAGRLLQGLGEGIIAAVCYALIPELFPPRLVPKIFGAEAIVWATAAFAGPLISGLLTEYWSWRAAFFVNVPAAAMFLVLVGAIVRQPGQGGKKTTGSVPLLRLTAFGIGILLISVSNMAGNGYATAALLLMALAVFINTIHIDRRSPNAILPSGAFSVGRPLGTGLWLVLLMPLAQASGSVYLVYALQHLWGFSPTAAGFSSALMAMSWSATAILVASLRSHHLRVQLIWTGPLLLCLGLIGLTLAVGTGEHRLIFISQIAIGTGFGVCWGTLSQLLMDVSTIEERDKTSALLPTLQSAGYAIGAAVFGVTANALGFDEGASDPVMSAAMLGVFAIGCAIAAASLFFGARTLRLLRYAAPHGQAAEQISR; this comes from the coding sequence ATGAGTTTGACAAAAGATGAGCTACGGGCGTCGAACGCGGCGCGGCAAACGGAAGTCGAGGGACGCTGGAGCGAACTCCTGCGGCCAGACCACTTGGCTGCGACCGTGACACTGTGCCTGGGCGTTGCGCTCTTCGCCTTCAACGAATTCTTGATTTCGACGGCGTTGCCGACAGCGGTCGAGGAGTTCGGCGGCGCAGCCTTGTTGTCATGGGCGTTCACGCTCTACCTCGTTTTCGCCATCGTGGGCGGCGCCGTGGCAGCGAACCAGAAGGCCCGGTTCGGCGCGCGCAACACGCTGATTGCAGCCGCGCTTGTATTCGTCACAGGCACTGTCATTGCCACGGTGGCAACCGGCATGCCGCAGGTGCTCGCCGGCAGGCTGCTGCAGGGACTGGGCGAAGGCATCATCGCGGCCGTCTGCTATGCACTGATACCCGAACTCTTCCCGCCGCGGCTCGTGCCCAAGATCTTTGGAGCGGAGGCGATCGTTTGGGCTACCGCCGCCTTTGCCGGACCGCTCATTTCCGGGCTGCTCACTGAATATTGGTCTTGGCGCGCCGCCTTCTTCGTCAACGTGCCGGCCGCGGCGATGTTTCTCGTGCTCGTTGGCGCCATCGTTCGCCAGCCGGGGCAGGGCGGAAAGAAGACGACAGGATCGGTGCCCTTGCTGCGGCTCACCGCTTTCGGCATAGGCATTCTGCTGATCTCAGTCTCAAACATGGCAGGCAACGGCTACGCGACGGCAGCTTTGCTGCTGATGGCGCTTGCTGTCTTCATTAACACGATCCACATCGACCGGAGATCGCCGAACGCCATTCTGCCCTCCGGCGCCTTCTCGGTCGGCCGCCCGCTTGGTACCGGCCTCTGGCTCGTTCTGTTGATGCCGCTCGCCCAGGCGTCGGGCTCCGTCTATCTCGTCTATGCACTACAGCACCTTTGGGGTTTCAGCCCGACCGCAGCCGGGTTTTCCAGCGCCCTGATGGCCATGTCCTGGAGCGCAACAGCAATCCTAGTCGCAAGCCTGCGCTCGCATCACTTACGCGTTCAATTGATCTGGACCGGGCCCTTGCTCCTCTGCCTTGGTCTCATCGGCTTGACGCTGGCGGTTGGCACCGGCGAGCATCGCCTCATCTTCATCAGCCAGATCGCGATCGGAACTGGCTTCGGTGTTTGCTGGGGAACGCTCAGTCAATTGCTGATGGACGTTTCGACCATCGAGGAGCGTGACAAAACCTCTGCGCTACTGCCGACGCTGCAATCGGCCGGTTATGCGATCGGCGCAGCCGTGTTCGGTGTGACGGCCAATGCCCTTGGTTTCGATGAAGGCGCGAGCGACCCGGTGATGTCCGCGGCAATGCTCGGAGTGTTCGCAATCGGCTGCGCGATCGCTGCCGCATCGCTCTTCTTCGGTGCCAGGACCTTGCGTTTGCTGCGGTATGCCGCGCCTCACGGTCAAGCGGCCGAACAAATATCGCGCTGA
- a CDS encoding ArsR/SmtB family transcription factor — MDKDEILKALAHPARMDILTWLKEPEVHFSAQEHPLEMGVCAGQFERCGLSQSTVSSHLAVLQRAGLVTNRRVGQWVFYKRNEETIAEFLKAIGNL, encoded by the coding sequence ATGGACAAAGACGAAATCCTGAAGGCGTTGGCGCATCCGGCCCGTATGGACATCCTCACATGGCTGAAGGAGCCAGAGGTGCATTTTTCCGCTCAGGAGCATCCTCTTGAGATGGGCGTCTGCGCCGGGCAGTTCGAACGTTGCGGACTGTCGCAATCGACCGTCTCGTCTCACCTCGCAGTACTGCAGCGCGCCGGCTTGGTGACGAACCGCCGTGTTGGCCAATGGGTCTTTTACAAGCGCAACGAGGAAACGATCGCCGAGTTCCTGAAGGCTATCGGCAACCTTTGA